One genomic window of Methanobacterium sp. includes the following:
- a CDS encoding thioredoxin domain-containing protein, whose protein sequence is KELTLNVKELWNSKPEEIHDSAEKIIDALQKVSETSSAGEINPDILDTTYKILSESFDEVNGGFGSAPKFPTAHNLLFLLRYWKRTGNERALRIVEDTLDSMRNGGIYDHIGFGFHRYSVDNKWLVPHFEKMLYDQALIANVYIEAYQATKNDKYKKTALEIFEYVLKDMKSPEGAFYSAEDADSEGVEGKFYVWSLKEINDILNVEDAKFASKVFGITEEGNFSEEATGEKSGANIIHMENSTEDIAEIFKISGKEVSERIERIREKLFNAREKRIRPHRDDKILTDWNGLMIAAFAKGARVFGEERYLKEAQNAADFIINTMCENNRLFHRFRDGEALIAGNLDDYAFLINGLLEIYEASFELKYLKIALSLNKILLKHFWDVEHGGFYFTSDDGEKILIRRKEIYDAAIPSGNSIQMLNLLKISQITEDEELKQKITGIEKAFSETILRSPTGFTQFLAAFDYKVGPSYEIVIAGNPDEDETRAMIDVTRTNYIPNKTIVLRPHDEASEILEIIPSLKFKISEDNRPTAYICSEGTCKAPTNDSKTLLKLLNA, encoded by the coding sequence TTAAAGAATTAACATTAAATGTTAAGGAACTATGGAACTCTAAACCAGAAGAAATCCATGATTCTGCAGAAAAGATAATTGATGCACTACAGAAAGTTTCAGAAACTTCATCGGCCGGAGAAATTAATCCAGATATCCTCGATACAACATATAAAATCCTTTCAGAGAGTTTTGACGAAGTAAATGGCGGATTTGGCAGTGCTCCCAAGTTTCCAACAGCTCATAACCTTTTATTTCTGCTTAGGTACTGGAAACGTACAGGAAATGAAAGAGCTTTAAGAATTGTAGAGGATACACTTGATTCAATGAGAAATGGGGGAATTTATGACCATATCGGATTTGGTTTTCACCGTTATTCAGTTGACAATAAGTGGCTGGTCCCTCACTTTGAAAAAATGCTATATGATCAGGCGTTGATTGCAAATGTCTATATTGAAGCTTATCAGGCTACAAAAAATGATAAATACAAAAAAACAGCATTGGAAATCTTTGAATACGTTTTAAAGGATATGAAATCTCCTGAGGGAGCGTTTTATTCAGCAGAAGATGCTGATAGTGAAGGTGTGGAAGGAAAATTCTATGTGTGGAGTTTAAAGGAAATAAATGATATATTAAATGTTGAAGATGCTAAATTTGCTTCTAAAGTATTTGGAATAACTGAAGAAGGTAATTTCAGTGAAGAAGCCACTGGAGAAAAGTCCGGCGCCAATATAATCCACATGGAAAATTCAACTGAAGACATAGCAGAAATATTTAAAATTTCAGGGAAAGAAGTTTCTGAAAGAATTGAAAGAATTAGAGAAAAACTATTCAATGCCCGCGAAAAGCGAATCAGACCGCATAGAGATGATAAAATACTAACAGATTGGAATGGACTGATGATCGCGGCCTTTGCAAAGGGCGCCCGAGTATTTGGCGAAGAAAGATATTTAAAAGAAGCCCAAAATGCTGCAGATTTTATAATTAATACAATGTGTGAAAATAATCGACTTTTTCACCGTTTTAGGGATGGAGAAGCTTTAATAGCTGGGAATTTAGACGATTATGCATTCCTAATAAATGGACTTTTAGAAATTTACGAAGCCTCCTTTGAATTAAAATATCTCAAAATAGCTTTATCCTTAAATAAAATCTTATTAAAACATTTCTGGGATGTTGAACACGGGGGATTCTATTTCACCTCTGATGACGGTGAGAAAATCCTTATCAGAAGAAAGGAGATATATGATGCTGCTATTCCTTCAGGAAATTCAATACAGATGCTCAATTTATTAAAGATTTCCCAGATAACTGAAGATGAAGAACTTAAACAAAAAATTACAGGGATAGAAAAAGCATTTTCTGAAACAATTTTAAGATCTCCAACGGGTTTTACTCAGTTTTTAGCTGCATTTGACTATAAAGTTGGGCCTTCATACGAAATAGTGATTGCCGGAAATCCAGATGAAGATGAAACCCGAGCAATGATAGATGTGACTAGAACTAATTATATCCCCAATAAAACTATTGTATTAAGACCCCATGATGAAGCATCAGAAATTTTAGAAATTATTCCCTCGCTTAAATTTAAAATAAGTGAAGATAATAGACCAACAGCTTATATATGTTCTGAAGGCACTTGTAAAGCACCAACAAATGATTCAAAGACTCTTTTAAAATTGTTAAATGCATGA
- a CDS encoding molybdopterin-dependent oxidoreductase — MKHLFGGIKNKIKTDKVFNEEEINIIRNDKNIIISEDTERKNRIPPGQHEVKKWPVLHAGSVQRIDKSRWKFRVLELVEEEKELNYNEFMSLPKVKVFSDVHCVTSWSKLNNLWEGVSSSTIKELVNILPEAKYIMVHAAPKFTTNLSIEDFFEPDVIFATHHNMKQINSRHGAPLRLIVPKLYFWKSAKWVTGVEFMAEDKKGFWESNGYHNHGDPWKEERYSWQGQYF, encoded by the coding sequence TTGAAACATTTATTTGGTGGAATAAAAAATAAAATTAAAACAGATAAAGTCTTCAATGAAGAAGAAATCAATATAATACGAAATGATAAAAATATAATCATAAGTGAAGATACAGAAAGAAAAAATAGAATTCCTCCAGGTCAACATGAAGTTAAAAAATGGCCTGTTCTGCATGCCGGTTCAGTACAAAGAATTGATAAATCCAGATGGAAATTCAGAGTATTGGAACTTGTAGAAGAAGAAAAAGAATTGAATTATAATGAATTTATGTCACTTCCCAAGGTTAAGGTCTTTTCAGATGTACACTGCGTCACATCATGGTCAAAACTGAATAATCTCTGGGAAGGGGTAAGTTCTTCGACCATTAAAGAACTGGTAAATATACTTCCTGAAGCAAAATATATTATGGTACATGCCGCACCTAAATTTACTACTAACCTATCAATTGAGGATTTTTTTGAGCCTGATGTTATATTTGCGACCCATCATAACATGAAACAAATTAATTCAAGACATGGTGCTCCTTTAAGGCTTATAGTTCCGAAATTGTACTTCTGGAAGAGTGCTAAGTGGGTTACAGGTGTTGAATTTATGGCAGAAGATAAAAAAGGCTTTTGGGAATCTAATGGATATCATAATCATGGTGATCCGTGGAAAGAAGAGCGTTACAGCTGGCAGGGCCAGTATTTTTAG
- a CDS encoding LSM domain protein, with translation MRGKIIASKSEEKKENPLHRQLKQFKNKDVQIMQKNNETKDGKILAIDNYLNIAVETSEGIEFIKGTRLLYIQLLS, from the coding sequence ATGAGAGGCAAAATAATAGCATCTAAATCAGAAGAAAAAAAAGAGAATCCGCTGCACCGGCAGCTAAAACAATTTAAAAATAAAGATGTTCAGATTATGCAAAAAAATAATGAAACCAAGGATGGTAAGATTTTAGCCATAGATAATTACCTGAACATAGCAGTAGAGACATCAGAGGGTATAGAATTTATTAAAGGGACTAGATTATTATATATTCAGCTTTTAAGCTAA